The proteins below come from a single Fusobacterium nucleatum genomic window:
- the lepA gene encoding translation elongation factor 4, translating to MLQKNKRDFSIIAHIDHGKSTIADRLLEYTGTVSERDMKEQILDSMDLEREKGITIKAQAVTLFYKAKNGEEYELNLIDTPGHVDFIYEVSRSLAACEGALLVVDAAQGVEAQTLANVYLAIENNLEILPIINKIDLPAAEPEKVKREIEDIIGLPADDAVLASAKNGIGIEDILEAIVHKIPAPNYDENAPLKALIFDSFFDDYRGVITYVKVLDGKIEKGDKIKIWSTEKELEVLETGIFSPTMKSTDILSSGSVGYIITGVKTIHDTRVGDTIISAKNPALFPLAGFKPAQSMVFAGVYPLFTDDYEELREALEKLQLNDASLTFVPETSIALGFGFRCGFLGLLHMEIIVERLRREYNIDLISTTPSVKYKVSIDNQEEKVIDNPCEFPDPGRGKITIQEPYIRGKVIVPKEYVGNVMELCQEKRGIFISMDYLDETRSMLSYELPLAEIVIDFYDKLKSRTKGYASFEYELSDYRVSNLVKVDILVSGKPVDAFSFIAHNDNAFHRGKAICQKLSEVIPRQQFEIPIQAALGSKIIARETIKAYRKNVIAKCYGGDITRKKKLLEKQKEGKKRMKSIGNVEIPQEAFVSVLKLND from the coding sequence ATGTTACAAAAAAATAAGAGAGATTTCTCTATAATTGCCCATATAGATCATGGAAAATCTACTATTGCTGATAGACTTTTAGAATACACTGGGACTGTATCTGAAAGAGATATGAAAGAGCAAATTTTAGACTCAATGGACTTAGAAAGAGAAAAAGGAATAACGATAAAAGCACAAGCAGTAACTTTATTTTATAAAGCTAAAAATGGTGAAGAATATGAATTAAATCTAATAGATACTCCTGGACATGTAGACTTTATTTATGAGGTTTCAAGATCACTTGCTGCCTGTGAGGGAGCATTACTTGTTGTAGATGCTGCACAAGGTGTTGAAGCACAAACTCTTGCTAATGTCTATCTTGCTATTGAAAATAATTTAGAAATTTTACCTATAATAAATAAAATAGATTTACCAGCTGCTGAACCTGAAAAAGTAAAAAGAGAAATTGAAGATATTATTGGTTTGCCAGCTGACGATGCAGTTTTAGCTTCTGCTAAAAATGGAATAGGTATAGAAGATATTTTAGAAGCTATTGTTCATAAAATTCCTGCTCCAAATTATGATGAAAATGCTCCTTTAAAAGCATTAATTTTTGACTCTTTCTTTGATGATTACAGAGGAGTTATAACCTATGTAAAAGTTTTAGATGGAAAAATTGAAAAAGGGGATAAAATAAAAATTTGGTCAACTGAAAAAGAATTAGAAGTTTTAGAAACTGGTATTTTTTCTCCTACAATGAAATCAACTGATATTTTAAGTAGTGGTTCTGTTGGATATATAATTACAGGTGTTAAAACTATTCATGATACAAGAGTTGGAGATACAATAATAAGTGCAAAAAATCCTGCTCTATTTCCATTAGCTGGATTTAAACCTGCTCAGTCAATGGTATTTGCAGGAGTGTATCCATTATTTACTGATGACTATGAAGAATTGAGAGAAGCCTTAGAAAAATTACAATTAAATGATGCTTCCTTAACTTTTGTACCAGAAACTTCTATTGCCTTAGGTTTTGGTTTTAGATGTGGTTTCTTAGGTTTATTACATATGGAAATTATAGTTGAAAGATTGAGAAGAGAATACAATATAGATTTAATTTCTACTACTCCATCTGTTAAATACAAGGTTAGTATAGATAATCAGGAAGAAAAAGTTATAGATAACCCTTGTGAATTTCCTGATCCAGGTCGTGGAAAAATAACAATACAAGAACCATATATTAGAGGAAAAGTTATTGTTCCAAAAGAATATGTTGGGAATGTAATGGAACTTTGTCAAGAAAAAAGAGGAATTTTTATTTCAATGGACTATTTAGATGAAACTAGATCTATGCTTAGCTATGAACTTCCTCTTGCAGAAATTGTTATAGATTTCTATGACAAATTGAAGTCAAGAACAAAAGGTTATGCTTCATTTGAATATGAATTAAGTGATTATAGAGTATCAAATCTAGTTAAAGTTGATATATTAGTTTCAGGCAAACCTGTTGATGCTTTCTCATTTATAGCCCATAATGATAATGCTTTTCATAGAGGAAAAGCTATATGTCAAAAATTAAGTGAGGTTATCCCAAGACAGCAATTTGAAATACCTATACAAGCTGCTTTAGGTTCAAAAATAATTGCTAGAGAAACAATAAAAGCATATAGAAAAAATGTTATTGCTAAATGTTATGGTGGAGATATAACAAGAAAGAAGAAACTTCTTGAAAAACAAAAAGAAGGTAAAAAAAGAATGAAGAGCATAGGAAATGTTGAAATTCCGCAAGAAGCATTTGTTTCTGTATTAAAATTAAATGATTAA
- a CDS encoding class I SAM-dependent methyltransferase, producing MEKDNILFELIENIKKDKFIKIVFSDKQNGDFNKIIIKPLLLKSGKNIQIESFKENKAFHKNIELNNIQEIENILKEYIENFKQILLQIENLDISFIKKKEIFVKRENKNNLIKNSNDHNKKKQYILNEGDKIDFLIELGLMSVEDKVLKSSYNKFKQINKYLEFIDDVIEELKDKKLINNHINILDFGCGKSYLTFALYYYLKNYRKDLTFSIVGLDLKKDVIEFCNKLAQKLNYNNLEFLNGNIKDYDKSKEVDLVFSLHACNNATDYSLEKALSLNAKDILAVPCCHHEFFEKIQKSKNSDFYNTLKIMADNGVVLDKFATLATDSFRSLTLELCGYKTKMIEFIDTEHTPKNILIRAIKSKSSNLKEKLKEYNRLKEFLGIQPLLENLTKKYFLIDTNTEIPYN from the coding sequence ATGGAAAAAGATAATATATTATTTGAATTGATAGAAAATATCAAAAAAGATAAATTTATAAAAATAGTTTTTTCAGATAAACAAAATGGAGATTTTAATAAAATTATTATAAAGCCTTTACTTTTAAAATCTGGAAAAAATATTCAAATTGAAAGTTTTAAAGAAAATAAAGCATTTCATAAAAATATTGAATTAAACAATATTCAAGAAATTGAAAATATATTGAAAGAATATATAGAAAATTTTAAACAAATATTATTACAGATTGAAAACTTAGATATTTCCTTTATAAAGAAAAAAGAGATTTTTGTAAAAAGAGAAAACAAAAATAACTTAATAAAAAATTCTAATGATCATAATAAAAAGAAGCAGTATATCTTAAATGAAGGAGATAAAATTGATTTTTTAATTGAATTAGGTTTGATGTCAGTTGAGGATAAAGTTTTAAAATCTAGTTATAACAAATTTAAGCAAATTAATAAATATTTAGAGTTTATTGATGATGTTATTGAAGAATTAAAAGATAAAAAACTTATAAATAATCATATAAATATTTTAGATTTTGGTTGTGGAAAATCATACTTAACCTTTGCACTTTATTATTATCTAAAAAATTATAGAAAAGATTTGACTTTTTCAATAGTAGGTTTAGATTTAAAAAAAGATGTTATAGAATTTTGCAATAAGTTAGCTCAAAAATTAAATTACAATAATTTAGAATTTTTAAATGGAAATATAAAAGATTATGATAAATCCAAGGAAGTTGATTTAGTATTTTCTTTACATGCTTGTAATAATGCCACTGATTATTCTCTTGAAAAAGCATTGAGTTTAAATGCGAAGGATATACTTGCAGTTCCTTGTTGCCATCATGAATTTTTTGAAAAGATACAAAAAAGTAAAAATTCTGATTTTTATAATACTTTAAAAATAATGGCTGATAATGGAGTTGTTTTAGATAAATTTGCTACACTAGCAACTGATAGTTTTCGTTCATTAACATTGGAGTTATGTGGATATAAAACAAAAATGATTGAATTTATTGATACTGAACATACTCCTAAAAATATTTTAATTAGAGCTATAAAATCTAAATCTTCTAATTTAAAAGAAAAATTAAAAGAATATAATAGATTAAAAGAATTTTTGGGAATTCAACCCTTATTAGAAAATTTGACAAAAAAATATTTTTTAATTGACACAAATACTGAAATACCATATAATTAA
- a CDS encoding M18 family aminopeptidase: protein MEKLKLAKHLIKFVDESPSNYFACINTKNILNEKGFTELFETEEWKLKKGGKYFVTINDSGIIAFTIGSEKISKSGYKIAASHTDSPGFLIKPSPEINRKGFNILNTEVYGGPILSTWFDRPLSFSGRVFVESDNAFKPKKYFINYDKDLFIIPSLCIHQNRGVNDGMAINAQKDTLPLVTITDEKEKFSLKKLLAKQLKVKEDKILSYDLNLYSREKGCLLGANEEFISVGRLDNLAALHAGLMSLVDNKDKKNTCVVVGYDNEEIGSNSIQGADSPTLKNILERISNAMKLSFEEHQQALANSFVISNDAAHSIHPNYLEKSDPTNEPKINGGPVIKMAANKSYITDGYSKSVIEKIAKDSKIPIQTFVNRSDVRGGSTIGPIQQSQIRILGIDIGSPLLSMHSVRELGGVDDHYNLYRLISEFFKI, encoded by the coding sequence ATGGAAAAATTAAAATTGGCTAAACATCTAATAAAATTTGTTGATGAAAGCCCATCTAATTATTTTGCTTGTATAAATACTAAAAATATTTTAAATGAAAAAGGTTTTACTGAACTTTTTGAAACAGAAGAATGGAAATTAAAAAAAGGTGGGAAGTATTTTGTAACTATAAATGACAGTGGAATTATAGCTTTTACAATAGGTAGTGAAAAAATTTCTAAGTCAGGTTATAAAATAGCTGCTTCTCATACCGATAGTCCAGGTTTTTTAATAAAACCTAGTCCTGAAATAAATAGAAAAGGTTTTAATATTTTAAATACAGAAGTTTATGGAGGGCCTATTTTAAGTACTTGGTTTGATAGACCTCTATCATTTAGTGGAAGAGTTTTTGTTGAAAGTGATAATGCTTTTAAGCCTAAAAAATATTTTATAAACTATGATAAAGATTTATTCATAATTCCATCTCTTTGTATACATCAAAATAGGGGTGTAAATGATGGAATGGCAATCAATGCACAAAAAGATACTCTACCTTTGGTAACTATTACAGATGAAAAAGAAAAGTTTTCTTTAAAAAAATTATTGGCTAAACAATTAAAGGTAAAAGAAGATAAAATTTTAAGTTATGATTTGAATTTATATTCAAGAGAAAAAGGTTGTCTATTAGGAGCAAATGAAGAATTTATATCAGTTGGAAGACTGGATAATCTTGCTGCACTTCATGCAGGGCTAATGTCATTAGTAGACAATAAAGATAAAAAGAATACCTGTGTTGTTGTAGGTTATGACAATGAAGAAATAGGTTCTAACTCTATTCAAGGTGCAGATAGTCCAACTTTAAAAAATATCTTAGAAAGAATTTCAAATGCAATGAAGTTAAGTTTTGAAGAACATCAACAGGCTTTGGCTAATTCTTTTGTTATTTCAAATGATGCTGCACATTCTATACACCCTAATTATTTGGAAAAATCAGATCCAACTAATGAACCTAAAATTAATGGAGGACCAGTTATAAAAATGGCAGCTAATAAATCATATATAACTGATGGATATTCAAAATCTGTTATAGAAAAAATAGCAAAAGATTCTAAGATTCCTATTCAAACTTTTGTAAATCGTTCTGATGTTCGTGGTGGTTCAACAATAGGACCTATACAACAATCACAAATAAGAATTTTAGGTATAGATATTGGAAGCCCTTTACTTTCCATGCACTCTGTAAGAGAGCTGGGTGGAGTTGATGATCATTATAATTTATATAGATTAATTAGTGAATTTTTTAAAATTTAA
- the asnA gene encoding aspartate--ammonia ligase, protein MAYISSLDILETEIAIKKVKDFFESHLAKELDLLRVSAPLFVIPESGLNDNLNGTERPVSFDTKSGERVEIVHSLAKWKRMALYRYNIENHKGIYTDMNAIRRDEDTDFIHSYYVDQWDWEKIISKEDRNEEYLKETVRKIYSVFKATEEYITTEYPKLTKKLPKEITFITSQELENKYPNLTPKNREHAAAKEYGAIFLMKIGGKLSSGEKHDGRAPDYDDWDLNGDIIFNYPLLGIGLELSSMGIRVDEKSLDEQLKIANCEDRRSLPYHQMILNKVLPYTIGGGIGQSRICMFFLDKLHIGEVQASIWSQEVHEICRQMNIKLL, encoded by the coding sequence ATGGCTTATATTTCAAGTTTAGATATTTTAGAAACAGAAATTGCTATTAAAAAAGTTAAAGATTTTTTTGAAAGTCATCTTGCAAAAGAATTAGATTTATTAAGAGTTTCAGCACCACTATTTGTTATTCCAGAGTCTGGATTAAATGACAATTTGAATGGTACAGAAAGACCAGTATCTTTTGATACTAAAAGTGGAGAAAGAGTTGAGATAGTTCATTCACTTGCAAAGTGGAAAAGAATGGCACTATATAGATACAATATTGAAAATCATAAAGGTATCTACACAGATATGAATGCTATAAGAAGAGATGAGGATACAGATTTTATTCATTCTTATTATGTTGACCAATGGGATTGGGAAAAAATAATTTCTAAGGAAGATAGGAATGAAGAATATCTAAAAGAAACAGTTAGAAAAATTTATTCTGTATTTAAAGCAACAGAAGAATATATTACTACTGAATATCCAAAACTTACTAAAAAATTGCCAAAAGAAATAACTTTTATAACTTCACAAGAACTTGAAAATAAATATCCTAATCTAACTCCTAAAAATAGAGAACATGCTGCAGCAAAAGAGTATGGAGCAATATTTTTGATGAAGATAGGTGGAAAATTATCTTCTGGTGAAAAACATGATGGTAGAGCACCTGACTATGATGATTGGGATTTGAATGGAGATATAATATTTAATTATCCTCTTTTAGGAATAGGACTTGAATTATCTTCTATGGGAATAAGAGTTGATGAAAAGTCATTAGATGAGCAATTAAAAATTGCTAATTGTGAGGACAGAAGATCTTTACCATATCATCAAATGATTTTAAATAAAGTTTTACCTTATACAATAGGTGGAGGAATAGGACAATCTCGTATATGTATGTTCTTCTTAGATAAATTACATATAGGAGAAGTACAAGCATCTATATGGTCACAAGAAGTTCATGAAATTTGTAGACAAATGAATATTAAATTATTGTAA